One genomic segment of Brachionichthys hirsutus isolate HB-005 chromosome 13, CSIRO-AGI_Bhir_v1, whole genome shotgun sequence includes these proteins:
- the cd164l2 gene encoding CD164 sialomucin-like 2 protein, translating into MQLLVLKVLCSTALVLVAVPSVGSQSDCSQAESCDLCVGNSMLNLTGCVWRLCPDGDDKGMCVTDEGNATDMNCRVSRVPELCTVVETVAEGGGEGDDSKTPPQFSQAKFDMSSFIGGIVLVLCVQAGGLFAMRFLKSKEQSNYDPM; encoded by the exons ATGCAGCTGCTGGTACTGAAGGTCCTCTGTTCCACGGCACTGGTTCTGGTAGCGGTTCCCTCTGTGGGGTCGCAGTCAG ACTGTTCTCAAGCGGAGTCATGTGACCTTTGCGTTGGAAACTCCATGCTTAACCTGACAGGCTGCGTTTGGAGGCTTTGTCCAGATG GTGACGACAAAGGCATGTGTGTGACTGACGAGGGCAACGCCACAGACATGAACTGCAGAGTGTCTCGAGTGCCTGAATTGTGCACAG TTGTGGAGACTGTGGCcgagggaggaggtgaag GGGACGACAGCAAAACGCCCCCCCAGTTCTCCCAGGCCAAGTTCGACATGTCCAGTTTCATCGGGGGCATCGTACTCGTGCTGTGTGTGCAGGCGGGGGGCTTGTTCGCCATGCGATTCCTCAAGTCCAAAGAGCAGAGCAACTATGACCCCATGTGA
- the sytl1 gene encoding synaptotagmin-like protein 1 produces the protein MELKQIQPALDLSYLTQEEQGTILQVLDRDLDLRLLDEGRVRALRQTETDPKCLRSFSGAWFMEERSKRHHTWSGSDLIHASIRLRKTKSREAEPLQGLFNGETEETSHNGNASPEAERRLKDGKEKANGGIPGSLESALAPRKQHHAGKALQHRKNSISSKGWRSHGLTEEPEEDVCSHSGDTDSLSSCLTESDSFCLKSSSSTSSLHSNYTISGSMMSLFSSGDFDVVEVKGRVQFLLVYDIHTEELCVKVFCCEDLAPARKNQSDPYVKVYLLPDKSRHSKKKTSVRKKTLNPVYNQTLTYKVRIGELRSRTLNLSVWHSEPLRRNVFLGEVEVSLGLWEWTRTQPLWQDLQPRVHLSPESISSRGTILLSLKFIPHGSEGGGLPLTGELHIWLREAQGLMSRKGGPVNAFIRSYILPDASRQSGQKTRMVKHSISPSFNHTMVYDGFHSSDLREACAELTVWHRDGLKTHILGGVRLSCGAGQSYGEDVSWMDSTDEEVEVWTSVIKDPNRWVDATLPIRTNLAHRNL, from the exons ATGGAATTGAAGCAGATTCAACCTGCTCTCGACTTGAGCTATCTTACACAAGAGGAGCAAGGCACAATCCTGCAGGTCCTGGACCGGGACTTGGACTTGCGTCTCCTGGATGAAGGACGCGTAAG GGCCCTCCGGCAGACAGAGACCGACCCGAAATGTCTGCGCTCCTTTTCGGGGGCGTGGTTTATGGAGGAGCGCAGCAAACGCCATCACACCTGGTCAGGCAGCGACCTCATCCACGCCTCTATACGCCTCCGAAAGACAAAAAGCAGAG AAGCTGAACCGCTTCAGGGACTGTTCAACGGCGAGACGGAAGAAACGTCCCACAACGGCAACGCCTCTCCCGAGGCCGAGCGGAGACTGAAGGACGGCAAAGAGAAAGCGAACGGAGG GATTCCGGGAAGTTTGGAATCTGCGCTCGCACCTCGAAAACAACATCATGCGGGAAAG GCTCTCCAACATAGAAAGAATTCCATTTCTTCAAAAG GGTGGAGAAGTCACGGCCTGACAGAGGAACCCGAG GAAGACGTTTGCAGTCACAGTGGGGACACCGACTCGTTGAGCAGCTGCCTGACTGAGTCAGATTCATTCTGTCTGAAAtccagcagctccaccagcAGCCTCCATTCCAACTACAcg ATCAGCGGCAGCATGATGAGTCTGTTCAGCTCGGGAGATTTCGACGTGGTGGAGGTGAAAGGTCGCGTCCAGTTCTTATTGGTTTACGACATCCACACGGAGGAGCTGTGCGTCAAAGTGTTCTGCTGCGAGGACCTCGCCCCGGCACGCAAGAACCAATCTGACcc ATACGTCAAAGTCTATCTCCTGCCGGACAAGTCGcgtcacagcaagaagaagacATCAGTGAGGAAGAAGACTCTAAACCCAGTGTACAATCAGACGCTCACA TATAAAGTACGGATCGGGGAGCTACGGAGCCGGACCCTGAACCTGTCCGTGTGGCACTCCGAGCCCCTGAGGAGGAACGTGTTTCtgggggaggtggaggtgtcCCTGGGCCTCTGGGAGTGGACCCGCACTCAGCCACTGTGGCAGGACCTGCAGCCACGG GTTCATCTGAGTCCAGAGTCCATCAGCAGTCGCGGGaccatcctcctctcccttaAGTTCATCCCACACGGATCTGAGG gcGGTGGCCTGCCTCTTACAGGAGAGCTTCACATCTGGCTCCGGGAGGCCCAAGGTCTAATGTCCCGCAAAGGAGGCCCTGTTAACGCCTTCATTAGAAG CTACATCCTCCCAGACGCCAGTCGGCAGAGCGGTCAGAAGACACGGATGGTGAAGCACAGCATCAGCCCCTCCTTCAACCACACCATGGTGTACGATGGCTTCCACAGCAGCGACCTGAGGGAGGCGTGCGCCGAGCTGACCGTCTGGCACCGCGACGGCCTGAAAACACACATCCTGGGGGGGGTTCGTCTGAGCTGTGGAGCTG gtcAGAGCTACGGCGAGGACGTCAGCTGGATGGATTCCACAGACGAAGAGGTCGAGGTGTGGACCTCCGTGATCAAAGACCCAAACCGTTGGGTTGATGCCACGCTACCAATCAGAACTAACCTCGCACACCGGAACCTGTGA